Below is a genomic region from Puntigrus tetrazona isolate hp1 unplaced genomic scaffold, ASM1883169v1 S000000283, whole genome shotgun sequence.
CGTGACATTAAGCTAGTAGATCTGAAGTGTTTGTGTGGGATCCTCAGAGATTGTTGATGGAAATGTGAAGATGACTCTGGGAATGATCTGGACCATCATCCTCCGCTCCGCCATCCAGGACATCTCAGTGGAGGgtaaagagacacacacacacacacactcagacacacacacacacacacacacacacacacacacacacacacacacacacactctcagacacacacacacacactcagacacacacacacacacacacacacacacacacacacacacacacacacactcacacacacacacacacacagacacacacactgtttaacACTGATTCTCTGTCAGAAACCTCTGCTAAAGAAGGACTCCTGCTGTGGTGTCAGAGGAAAACGGCGCCGTACAGGAATGTTAACGTGCAGAACTTTCACTGCAGGTACACACATCAATAAAGTTTATTATCACATGATTTCTTTTCATGTTCATCCTGTTCatatctgttttctttcttcagctgGAAGGATGGTCTGGCCTTCTGTGCTCTCATTCACCGACACAGACCCGACCTGATCGACTACTCCAAACTcaacaaggtgtgtgtgtgtgtgtgtgtgtgtgtgtgtgtgtgtgagtgtgtgtgtctgagagtgtgtgtgtctgtgagtgtgtgtgtgtgtgtgagtgtgtgtgtgtgtgtgtgtgtgtgtgtgtgtgtgtgtgtgtgtgtgtgtgtgtgtgtgtgtgtgtgtgtgtgtgtgtgtgtgtgtgtgtgtgtgtgtgtgtgtgtgtgtgtgtgtgtgtgtgtgtgtgtgtgtgtgagtgtgtgtgtgtgtgtgtgtgtgtgtgtgtgtgtgtgtgtgtgtgtgtgtgtgtgtgtgtgtgtgtgtgtgtgtgagtgttgtaTTTGAACATCTAGAATCTAGTGCTGGTTTTGTTGAAGACTGAGAGCCGGTTTTCTGTCACAGatgctttctttatttctggTCTGAGTGACGCGAGTCATTTGATCGTGAGCCTCAGGTTTTATCAGGTCTGTTTGAATGACCTTACGGGATTCACTAGGATCCTCACGCAGACGATAATCCTGAAGAGCGCGTCTGAAAGCAGAACTGATTCACGAGGCATGCTCAGAGAGAAACACTAATCTCagccagggttgccaggtctcaAATCAAAACTACTCCTGAACTAGCTCAATGGCAAATTCATAGTAAACATTCGTAGCAAATACTATAGTGTTTTTGAACCATACTATAGTAAAGTGTATTATATATCATAGTATTTACAACACTTTGTTAATGAATGCTAGACCTACATTCTGCTGTATAGTGAacaaataaactgtaataaatactgtagcatACTGACGTTTTTAACTAGAGTAACTGTagtgtactgtatttatgtGTAGTACTTACTATAAACCACTGTAGTGTTTTTTGGGGTGAGATTGCTTTACCTGCAGCAACACAGTAAAATTACTTTTGCTGTAGAACGACAGACTTGGCAACCCTGATCTCAATCAGAGATATTTGAGCATCAttcaaacattattaaagatgtattatttttaatttttattttttatagtttatgtttgtgcatcaaattaaaacaaattaaaatgagaaatgttgcattgACTGCCgtctaaaataattttgtctataaataattttgcctttttatttcaaataagaatttatatatatatataagagtcAGGAGTTGTGTTTGAAATATTGTACAGATGTAGTTCAGACGTCATGTGGTTCATTACTCTGGTTTTCTTTGTTCAGGATGATCCTCTTGGAAATCTCAatctggctttggaaattgcAGAGAAACACCTGGACATCCCCAAAATGCTGGACCCTGAAGGTAAAGACGGCCAGATGAGTTTTTATTACAAAGCATTATAAAACACTGACCCTCATGCTCAATCATTTCCAGTGTTGTGCATGTTTCATTTGAATCTTTGgagtttttttcattatttaacgATATGTCCTTTCATTATTtgatcagtttttatttattagttattttagcacttcaatttaaactaaaagaaTAGTGAGAAATGCTGCATTGGCAGCAATCTGAagtaaaactttatattttatttaatttttttgcccCAAAAAATTGTATTACTAGCATagtttttaatagtattttgaattagttaatattttatttttatttatatttataatattaatatttatattttgtcttgttagtttagttattaatagtttattaatatgctttaggtaattttattaataaaataaaaatatttcaaatattaaacatttttaatttcaggtaattaattattttttagtttaataataacTCTGCTTGCGTTTGGATGCATTAGCATTGAACATGCAACAGCTGGTGTATTTTCAACGGTTTgtgataataaataatcatgtaTGTGAAGATTAAATGTACGAGCTAATTTTATCCGACGCACGCACGGAGAAGTCACATGACCGCtggattattattatacaacaATAGCATCCTGAAGCAGATTTAGTGAACGCAGCTGTCGGTGTGTCGTGTTACGATCAGTGCACCTCACGACCCGGCGGCCTTCAGCGAGCCATCCCAGAATGCAATGCCGATATCCCGTCTGATTTCTGGCTCATTTAGATGATTCGTCGCTCTGATTGAGTCTGACTGTGTGTGAATATTGTGCTGCAGACATCGTTAACACCCCGAAGCCTGACGAGCGGGCCATCATGACGTATGTGTCCTGCTTCTATCACGCGTTTGCTGGGGCCGAACAGGTACTTCTGCACATTCATCTGATGCATCGTGGGTCGTTTCAAACACAGCGTAGAGGTCGCGTGACACCGGTGTGTGTTTACAGGCAGAAACGGCGGCTAACAGGATCTGTAAAGTGCTCGGAGTGAATCAGGAAAATGAGAAACTGATGGAAGAATATGAACGACTGGCCAGCGAGGTACTATTTTCTGTCTTCTGTAGCCTCTGATAGGCAGCACTGAATGAAAAAAGTGTGATGTATGTAGGCAAAATGAGAGAAATGTACACGTCACCATtccgttcaaaagttttcacgcCCTGGCTCTGAATGCACTCTCTGGAGCATCGGTGAGCGTCTGTGTTAGTGGCGTGTGAGTCCTAAAGAGGCATCTCAAAAGCATGCATTCAGACATGCTAAAAAAGACTTTGTGGCGGCtgaaggatttttctgaagaatgaCCAAGAGACCacaaaaaacaagcacagcTTTCAcacttaaataaatgcaacctcgGAGCAATTTATCACAAACAAATTTATAACAAAATACCACagttacaagtaaaaaaaaatttcccatGTATTGCAGAGACACTTTCTTCTTTAATAATTACACTTTTGATGCGAAAGGATTTTTACAGATGGCAAAATATAACTTTTGGGTATTTTGTACTTAAAGAACTAATAAAGACACCCAGCTCAGcggacaattttttttataaaagtaacaTGTAACTTTTTTATGGAGTCAAGTAATATtgtgatgctttatttttaaaagtagccTTCAACACTCccaatactgtatttatatatgtatatttacatttacttatgCATTTAGCATAAAGAGGCAAGTGAACACAGGGAGTGCTTGCAACACAAAGCATCGTTCAAAGAAAATAGTGGCAAGGTTAAGCGAAGAAGGTTTGTTTCCGTGTGCTGTAGCTGCTGGAGTGGATCCGTCGCACCACGCCGTGGCTGGAGAAACGCACCCCTGAGAACACCATGGACGCCATGAGACGCAAGCTGGAGGATTTCAGAGACTACCGGCGCGTTCACAAACCTCCCAAAGTCCAGGAGAAGTGCCAGCTGGAGATCAGCTTCAACACGCTGCAGACCAAACTCCACATCAGCCACAGACCGGCGTTCATGCCCTCCGAGGGGAAGATGGTGTctgtaagacacacacacacacacacacacacaggtcctGTCGTTAGCGTGTgttgacctgtgtgtgtgtgtgtgtgtgtgtgcaggacaTCGCGGCGGCGTGGCAGGGTCTGGAGCAGGCTGAGAAGGGTTACGAGGAGTGGCTGCTCAGTGAGATCAGACGTCTGGAGCGGGTCGAGCATCTGGCCGAGAAGTTCCAGCAGAAAGCAGCGACGCATGAGAGCTGGGCACAAGGTCAGACACCAGCACACAACAGTACAAAGCATGTCTCCTTCATGCCAGAAACCATTAGCATATtgagtaaagatcatgttccatgaagatgttttgtaacgtaaatatatcaaaaagtaatatgcattgctaagaacgtCATTCGGACAACTGTAAAGatgattccagattttctaatagttgtGTCTCAACCAAATATTGTCCGGACATAACGAAgcagacatcagtggagagATGATTTATTCAGATGAATCTCTGCTTCAGGATCACACACAGGCTtttgaaggaatagttctcctgaaaactataaaaaaatatagtgtgtgtgtgtgtgtgtgtgtgtgtgtgtgtgtgtgtgtctgtgtgtgtgtgtgtgtgtgtgtgtgtgtgtgtgtgtgtgtgtgtgtgtgtgtgtgtgtgtgtgtgtgtgtgtgtgtgtgtgtgtgtgtgtgtgtgtgtgtgtgtgtgtgtgtgtgtgtgtgtgtgtgtgtgtgtgtgtgtgtgtgtgtgtgtgtgtgtgtgtgtgtgtgtgtgtgtgtgtgtgtgtgtgtgtctgtgtgtgtgtgtgtgtgtgtgtgtgtgtgtgtgtgtggtgtgtgtgtgtgtgtgtgtgtgtgtgtgtgtgtgtgtgtgtgtgtgtgtgtgtgtgtgtgtgtgtgtgtctgtgtgtgtgtgtgtgtgtgtgtgtgtgtgtgtgtgtgtgtgtgtgtgtgtgtctctgcaggaAAGGATCAGCTGCTGACTCTGAAGGATTTCGAGAGCGTGTCTCTGACGGAGTTGAGAGCTCTGCTCCGGAAACACGAGGCGTTCGAGAGCGACCTGGCTGCACATCAGGACAGAGTGGAACAAATCGCCGCTATAGCACAGGAACTCAAGTATGAGCACTTCCTGTGTCCTCCGCATGCGTCACACTTCGGTGGCCGAGTGAACGTCAGCTTTGTTTTTACTGCTTTAATGACATGCTTTAAGGCAAGttaaaaaataagtgaaaactaaatatgcatttatttcatacaaagtagactacaaatacattttcatatttatatacgTCATAAAATGCCCTGCAGTTGTACCTTTAGTGTACTACACTGCTATAAAAACTCTAAATAACTAGAGATCATACAATTCTAAtcaaaagacattaaaacacattttaggcttcattttaagaaatgtgcattgtgcgCAAATAGTATACTGAATAGTACAAGGTATAATTGTCGTTTTTATATCTTTAAGTGTTGAGTTATCTGTCAGTAAATACGTTAATGGATTTAAACTATACTTAGTATAAAATTTATtgctaatattgttttttttgtccatgCACTGGTCAGTTTTGCCTTTTGAAAACATCTAAAAGACGCATTCAAGCGTTTATTTTATCGCACTTTATCTGTTGGCGTCTGGTTTTCATTAAAGAGCGTATCTTCAAAAGTGTTTTCTCCGATTCAGCAGAACATAGAAACAGTTCTTCAGCAGAACATAGAAACATAGAAAGTTATAACTCTGACTTAGCAATACGTTTTTTAGATTATTGCACTCGAAATCTATGCAAATGAgtcattatttaatgtaatacgAACACATCTGCATACATTTCGAGTAAAGCTAACTTTATAGAAAACTTGTAATCCATAAACTCGTTGGCATCAATCAATGCAGTGATTTCTTCTTTAGAACAGGTTACACTTGCTAACTATTTACTACGACGTTTTGCCGATGAGTTcttaattttctgtttattaatagtcGTTAAGGTAGTAGTTCGGTTTATGCATTGGCCAGGATTATGGAAATGTAATAAGGCATTaacatgtgcttaattagcacttaTAACTGACTAATATtccagtaatatgcatgctaataatcaaCATAATAAATAGTGGAACCGTAACATGAAGCGTAACCAAAGGTACTTTTTTTGAATGTGATCTATTATCTAAACGTTACTCACTTAAGAGTAATGCTGACCCCACTTAGAGGTGATCTGTATGAAGAGACACGAGCTGTTCTGGAGATGTGGTGAGTTTTGAATGCTGTAGAGCTAAGTGTTGGGTTTCTATTGTTCTAAATGTGTTCAGAGCACCTGTCAGATTCCCTCTGAGACAAAGAGTCAATGTCATgcccagaaacacacacacacacacacacacacacacacacacacacacacacacacacacacacacacacacacacacacacacacacacacacacacacacacacacacacacacacacacacacacacacacacacacacacacacacacacacacacacacacacacacacacacacacacacacacacacacacacacactctctctctcacacacacacacacacacacacacacactctctctcacacacacacacacacacacacacacacacacacacactctctctcacacacacacacacacactctcacactctctcacacacacacacacactcacacactctctctcacacacacacacacacacacacacacacacacacacacacacacacacacactcacacacacacacacacacacacacacacacacacacacacacacacacacacactcacacacactcacacacacacacacacacacacacacacacacacactctctctctcacacactcacacacacacactctctctctcacacacacacacacacacactcacacacacacacactctctctctctctctcacacacacacacacacacacacacacacacacacacacacacactcacacacacactcacacacacactcacacacacacacactctcacacacacactcacacacacacacacactctctcacacacacactctcacacacacactcacacacacacacacacacacacactctcacacacacacacacacacacacacacacacacacacacactctctctctctctctctctcacacacacacacacacacacacacacacacacacacacacacatctcagtCCGTATGCAGCGCTCTATTTGTAGAAGCTGTGGTCAGTTGTTGAGTGACAGAGGCATCTCACATCATCTCCGTCTCGCTGTCAGCGCCTCGGTCAGAACAGGTGCCGTCAGGAACACCGTGGACGTCTGATCACACACatctttaccttttaaacaCGTGCAAAGGGCATTTTCTCTCGTGTGGAACGCACTCGTTGTCCGTGGGCTCTTTTGCCGTTTAATTGATTCACGGCTTGATTTGGTCAGCTTTGCGTTTCATTAcgacaaaagcaaaaaatgctaataataactTGTTTGGTAAGCATTCACAGATCAGAATTACATGCTgggtcttgttttctgaaaaatcaaAATTCAGTGAGCATGTTCtttagaaaagaagaaaaatgattGATGGTAGGGTctgaaaaataacatcataGTTGCTGTTACTGGCCCCACTGGCAGATATTGTTGtaattttaagcataaatacacattaattttatatatttcccaGAAAACAAGATTTAAGTTTTgcaccattttaaaatgtttaggaCATGTACTGGAAGCATGAGGAAAAGGCCTGGCCTCTTTCGCCTTTTAATTAGACTTTTTCTCTCattaaaatatcagaaaaaaaatctaattcagaaattttaaatatttgaatgatttttagagCCTTCCGAGTGATTTTGTTTAAACTGAACCTAAGTGTAGGATGTTCTTATggaatctatttatttttttattgtgatctTAAAAACTATTCTGTCTTGCTATTAAACAGCTATCAGGAATTAGAGCGTGTTTGGGGAAGTATTATCTTTACATTCCCGTGTCCTATAAGAGGTTTGAAAGTTGATGCTTAGTTCTATTCATCTATAAAGTTATAACTGTGTCTGAGATGATGCTGCTCTCTACTGGAAACATGATGCACTGCAGCAGAAAaacagtataataaatataaatgtgtgtgtgtgtgtgtgtgtgtgtgtgggcagtgAACTGGACTATCACGCCGCTGCTGTCATTAATGCACGCTGTCAGTCGATCTGTGATCAGTGGGATCAGCTGGGAACTCTGACCCAGAAACGGAGAGAAGCTCTGGaggtgatacacacacacacacacacacacacacacacacacacacacacacacacacacacacatacacacacacacacacacacacacacacacacatacaaacacacacacacacacacacacacacacacacacacacacacacacacacagacacacatcacatatatacacacacacacacacatcacacacacaacacacacatataacacacacacacacatacatacacacacatatacacacaacacacacacacacacacacacacacacacacactcacacacacacacagacacacatcacatatatacacacacacacacaacacacacatataacacacacacacacatacacgcacaacacacacacacacacatcacacacacacactcacacacacacacacacacacacactcacacacacacacacacacacgcacacacacacactcacacacacacatcacacacacacacacacacacacacactcacacacacacacacacatacacacacacatcacatacagtacagtgttTATAGACCCTATAGTGGTGTGTAAAGTTGCATGCCAtctatgtaattaaatatacatgtatgcaaatcggtatattattctgatttctgaagatcatgtgactctgaatgatgctgaaaatacagaaataaatcacactttaacacatattCATACACATAgaacacaactgttttaaatcctaatattttagatttgtacagtatttttgaccaaataaatgcagtcttggtgagcggaagagaattcttttaaaaagtttataaaagctttttcaaaaataaatactattaatgTTATTGTGACGTCTGCTGTCTGCCTTCTGCTTCAGTtttattaaagtgtgtgtgtgtgtgtgtgtttataagagGACGGAGAAACTCCTGGAGACCATCGATCAGCTGTTTCTGGAGTTTGCGAAGAGATCGGCTCCGTTTAATAACTGGATGGAAGGAGCCATGGAGGATCTGCAGGACATGTTCATGGTCCACTCAGTGGACGAGGTTCAGGTGACACACACCCTTCTCTCTCCAAACACATCAGATCCCGGCCCATAcagtatttgaatttaaatgtatttattttacgttcatatttgatattatattgtTCTTCATATCAATgaatactagtgctgtcaaacaaatagtcatcaataattgttttcaaaataagagtctttatttgtgaaatatgtgtgtgtgtgatgtatatttattatgtatttagaaatacacacacatacagtatataacattgatacatttacatattcatattatatattatattatatatgaatttatacatgcatgttttgtatttatatgtacattataaaaatgcacagtatACACTTGTATTATgctgaacaaaaaaacatttattttaaatgtaattaatcatatgacagcactaattaaagcACTCTGCTAATGAGTTACTCATTTAGTCAAGAAAGTGTTTGGGAAAAAGACTCCGGCAGATTGGAAGAATCTACCTTTAAATGTATGACTTCATTATAAAgggtttgttttcttgttttgaaaCTTCTTGGGATCGCTTTGGATGATATatctatgtttatatttataagagatacctaaatataaataatagaaatacagctataaatatgtaatgtgtTAATATTGTAGTAgggtgtgttattttttttttggtgttgtttactattatttatttaatacgaGCCGCTTGGTTTCtccaaaataatatatttgttgctgttgttctgtgtgtgtgtgtgtgtgtgtgtgtgtgtgtgtgtgtgtagaatcTGATCTCAGCTCATGATCAGTTCAAGACGACGATGCCCGAGGCAGACAGTGAGCGTCAGGCCATTCTCAGCATCTACAACGAGGTGCAGAAGATCGCTCAGAGCTACGGGATCTCCAGCAGACTCACCAACATCTACTGTGACATCACACCCGCCATCATCAACCAGAAGTgggagaaggtgtgtgtgtgtgtgtgtgtgtgaaagagtgagtgtgtgtgagagagtgaatgtgtgtgtgtgtgtgtgtgtgtgtgtgtgtgtgtgagagagagtgtgtgtgtgtgtgtgtgtaagtgagtgtgtgtgtgtgtgtgtgtgagagagagagtgtgtgtgtgtgtgtgtgtgtgtgtgtgtgtgtgtaggtgtgtatgTTTATGCTACATTGTGGAGGTCAAGTGTCCCTACAATAGTAATAAAACTTTACACGTTTGACATTGTGAAGATTTATATACAGAGTTCTGATATGAAACTGTAGATGTCTGATAGGTCTGACCTGATGATGACATCATTACCACATGGCACAGCTGATTGGTTTTCTCCTGTATCAGTAGCCAATGAGCTCTCTGCTCaatattcaaatgaatgaatgaaaaccctccccttccccagctccacctgtataggtCTGCTATGAGGTGATTCACGTATATTATGGtatatgcatatactgtatgtgtttgtctttgtgtgtgtgtgtgtgtgtgtgtgtgtgtgtgtgtgtgtgtgtgtaggtgaaGAATTTGGTTCCTCAGCGAGGCGGCGCTCTTCATGAGGAATTGTCCCAACAGAATGCTAATGAAAGACTCAGACGACAGTTTGCAGCACAAGCCAATGCCATCGGACCCTGGATACAGACACGCATGGaggtctctcacacacacacacacacacacacacacacgtggacTGATCTATCAAACACCAGATAACATGATTCAAAGCAGCAGCCATTCACTGTAATGCAGCAGAATAAATATAGTTGTGTTTGATCTGAATGAgtaacatgtgtgtgtgtgtgtgtgtgtgtgtgtgtgtgtgtgtgtgtgtgtgtgtgtttggcaggAGATCGCTCGCAGCTCTGTAGATCTGGGTGGCACACTGGAGGATCAGATGAACCAGCTCAAACAGTTTGAGCATGATATCATCAGCTACAAACCCAACATCGACCGGCTGGAAGGAGACCATCAGGTCATCCAGGAGTCGCTCATCTTCGACAACAAACACACCATCTACACCATGGAGGTgcgctcacactcacacacacacacacacaagcacacaagtGGGTCACATagcaacaacctagcaaccacgCATAGTACCCTAGacaccacatagcaacaccctagcaaccacctcaAGCACCCTAGCAAACGCATTACAACA
It encodes:
- the LOC122333560 gene encoding alpha-actinin-2-like — encoded protein: MTMMMEMQYNNNNNGYGLEEYMIQEDEWDRDLLLDPAWEKQQRKTFTAWCNSHLRKAGTQIENIEEDLRNGLKLMLLLEVISGERLPKPDRGKMRFHKIANVNKALDYITSKGVKLVSIGAEEIVDGNVKMTLGMIWTIILRSAIQDISVEETSAKEGLLLWCQRKTAPYRNVNVQNFHCSWKDGLAFCALIHRHRPDLIDYSKLNKDDPLGNLNLALEIAEKHLDIPKMLDPEDIVNTPKPDERAIMTYVSCFYHAFAGAEQAETAANRICKVLGVNQENEKLMEEYERLASELLEWIRRTTPWLEKRTPENTMDAMRRKLEDFRDYRRVHKPPKVQEKCQLEISFNTLQTKLHISHRPAFMPSEGKMVSDIAAAWQGLEQAEKGYEEWLLSEIRRLERVEHLAEKFQQKAATHESWAQGKDQLLTLKDFESVSLTELRALLRKHEAFESDLAAHQDRVEQIAAIAQELNELDYHAAAVINARCQSICDQWDQLGTLTQKRREALERTEKLLETIDQLFLEFAKRSAPFNNWMEGAMEDLQDMFMVHSVDEVQNLISAHDQFKTTMPEADSERQAILSIYNEVQKIAQSYGISSRLTNIYCDITPAIINQKWEKVKNLVPQRGGALHEELSQQNANERLRRQFAAQANAIGPWIQTRMEEIARSSVDLGGTLEDQMNQLKQFEHDIISYKPNIDRLEGDHQVIQESLIFDNKHTIYTMEHIRVGWELLLTTIARTINENETQILTRDAKGISQQQLNDFRSSFTHFDRINQKTVY